A section of the Pedobacter sp. HDW13 genome encodes:
- a CDS encoding CHAP domain-containing protein, translating into MTNWINVAQKQIGVEEYPKGSNGGKQVEEYLKAVGLGKGYAWCMAFVYWCVLQDCNAKGSKMQLKRTGGVNDQYIACKKLAVHTPKAGDIFIMINPNGTGHTGFVEKVLENELLQTIEGNTNGDGSREGYQVARRTRNIKTIKAFIRLNEAI; encoded by the coding sequence ATGACGAATTGGATTAATGTTGCTCAAAAACAAATCGGAGTGGAAGAGTACCCCAAAGGAAGCAATGGCGGTAAGCAGGTAGAGGAATACTTAAAAGCTGTAGGACTTGGTAAGGGCTACGCCTGGTGCATGGCATTTGTATACTGGTGTGTGCTTCAGGATTGTAATGCTAAAGGTTCTAAAATGCAGCTAAAACGTACTGGTGGCGTTAACGATCAGTACATCGCCTGCAAAAAGCTAGCGGTACATACACCAAAGGCCGGAGATATATTTATTATGATCAACCCCAATGGTACCGGACACACAGGCTTTGTTGAGAAAGTGTTGGAAAACGAATTACTCCAGACCATTGAAGGAAATACAAATGGTGATGGATCCAGGGAGGGATATCAAGTAGCAAGACGTACCAGAAATATAAAAACCATTAAAGCATTTATAAGATTAAATGAGGCCATTTAG
- a CDS encoding oxidase, with the protein MQDLIFNTDLELEQGDFLVGFSDELHQKHILLAEKGEYKQYPELGVGILNLLNGENATALLIEAKQNFEYDRMKVKELKFTDQNSLHIEASY; encoded by the coding sequence ATGCAAGACTTAATATTTAACACAGACCTAGAATTGGAACAGGGGGATTTCCTTGTTGGCTTCTCAGATGAGTTGCACCAAAAACACATTTTACTTGCCGAAAAAGGTGAGTACAAACAATACCCTGAACTTGGGGTAGGCATTTTAAACCTCTTAAACGGAGAGAATGCAACAGCCCTGCTGATAGAGGCTAAACAGAATTTTGAATACGACAGGATGAAGGTAAAAGAGCTTAAGTTTACTGACCAGAACAGTTTACATATAGAAGCCAGTTACTAG
- a CDS encoding AAA family ATPase, which produces MTPENIKTKIVAAIGLQRTKFVSDASQAVALGINAAQLNRLKKGDTQNVLSHGKWISIARKLDVQLTDAPAWVTAKTNVYHFVYTQLETCQNNSLSGILCDMADIGKTYAARQYVKEHQNAIYVDCAQVKSRQKLIRHVAREFGVNHTCRYTDVYDDLVYYLRSVEKPIIVLDEAGDLDYSAFLELKALWNATERFCAWYMMGAEGLEAKITRNKDLKKVGYTEIFSRFGNKYQQVVPHGKEAREDFIKHQAALVAKANGATDMQKIYARTEGSLRRVFTEVQKLKLV; this is translated from the coding sequence ATGACACCTGAAAACATTAAAACCAAAATTGTTGCAGCCATAGGGCTGCAGCGAACGAAATTTGTGAGCGATGCCTCACAAGCGGTGGCCTTAGGCATAAATGCTGCACAGCTTAACCGCTTAAAAAAAGGGGATACACAAAATGTACTAAGTCATGGGAAATGGATTAGTATAGCCCGAAAACTTGATGTGCAATTAACTGATGCTCCGGCATGGGTGACTGCAAAAACCAATGTTTACCACTTTGTATATACCCAGTTAGAAACTTGCCAGAATAATTCACTCTCAGGAATATTATGTGACATGGCGGATATAGGAAAAACCTATGCCGCCCGTCAATATGTTAAAGAACACCAGAACGCGATATATGTGGACTGTGCCCAGGTAAAAAGCAGGCAGAAATTAATTCGTCATGTGGCCAGGGAGTTTGGGGTAAACCATACCTGCAGATATACAGATGTATACGACGATTTAGTCTATTACCTGCGTAGTGTTGAAAAACCAATCATTGTACTCGATGAGGCCGGTGACCTGGATTACTCTGCTTTTTTGGAGCTGAAAGCGCTCTGGAATGCAACTGAGCGATTCTGCGCCTGGTATATGATGGGAGCTGAGGGGCTGGAAGCCAAAATAACCAGGAATAAAGACCTGAAAAAAGTTGGCTATACCGAAATATTTAGCCGCTTCGGCAATAAGTACCAACAGGTAGTGCCCCACGGAAAAGAAGCCCGAGAAGATTTTATTAAACACCAGGCGGCTTTGGTAGCTAAAGCAAACGGAGCAACCGATATGCAGAAAATTTATGCCCGGACAGAAGGGAGCCTGCGTCGGGTATTTACTGAGGTTCAAAAATTAAAATTGGTATAA
- a CDS encoding helix-turn-helix domain-containing protein, whose product MRSKKVVIFPKYKMIWDQFGENIKLARKRRKLTAIQLAERAAIERATLRKIERGDPGVSMGAYFNVLKALNLHEDFLKLAVDDELGRKLQDLDLLK is encoded by the coding sequence ATGAGATCAAAGAAAGTTGTTATATTTCCAAAATATAAAATGATTTGGGATCAGTTTGGTGAAAATATCAAGCTTGCTAGGAAGCGTAGGAAACTAACTGCAATTCAACTTGCAGAACGCGCTGCTATTGAAAGAGCAACTCTTCGTAAAATTGAACGGGGGGATCCTGGAGTGTCTATGGGAGCTTATTTCAATGTACTTAAGGCACTGAATCTGCATGAAGATTTCCTTAAGCTGGCAGTAGATGATGAACTTGGCAGAAAGCTTCAGGACTTAGATTTGTTAAAGTAA
- a CDS encoding DUF3164 family protein, which yields MQNRSININELSTLELEKLLAEKKKAEKQQRMAEKAIYEKHKDGTIELLWEEANELALATARFKNKLHTVMDLQAEKLNQYGGIRGNSKGGFAIVHSNGSKNITRRRDTDRFWDERATKAVGLIKDFLSDTVKKRDAQLHDILMSFLERNVKGDLEYAKVMDLLKHEDKFNDVRWVSGLQLIKESYSQSFKAFGYEFKKRNQSGKWESLSLNFSSL from the coding sequence ATGCAAAACAGATCAATCAACATTAACGAATTAAGTACCCTTGAACTGGAAAAATTACTTGCCGAGAAGAAGAAAGCTGAAAAACAACAACGCATGGCTGAAAAAGCCATTTATGAGAAGCATAAGGACGGCACAATCGAATTGCTTTGGGAGGAGGCGAATGAGCTGGCGCTGGCAACAGCCAGATTTAAAAATAAACTGCATACCGTTATGGATTTGCAGGCCGAGAAGCTGAATCAATATGGCGGTATAAGAGGCAATAGCAAGGGTGGGTTTGCAATTGTACACAGCAATGGCTCTAAAAATATTACCAGGCGCAGGGATACTGATCGTTTTTGGGATGAACGCGCAACAAAAGCTGTTGGATTAATTAAAGATTTTTTAAGCGATACCGTTAAGAAAAGAGATGCCCAGCTCCATGATATTTTAATGAGCTTTTTGGAAAGAAATGTAAAAGGTGATTTAGAATACGCCAAAGTCATGGACTTACTCAAGCATGAGGATAAATTTAATGACGTGCGCTGGGTCAGCGGCTTACAGCTGATTAAAGAAAGTTACAGCCAATCCTTTAAAGCCTTCGGTTACGAATTCAAGAAACGAAACCAAAGTGGCAAATGGGAGAGTTTGAGCCTTAATTTTTCTAGTCTCTAA
- a CDS encoding metallophosphoesterase gives MRIKIISDLHQEFGLSDLDFSNADLVILAGDTNLGTKGIEWVKKNIPSKPVIYLLGNHEYYKGSYPKTLNKILEASKNSNVNVLENNMVEFEGIRFHGATLWTDFSLFGNPVESGIICQARMNDYAQIRVDPAYSKLRSIDTYQIHKKSKSWLQKSLKESSGFKNVVITHHAPSVKSIPEPDRDHVLSAAYASNLEDVILEHQPLYWIHGHIHMPTRYTIGNTEIICNPHGYLNERYNGYEKDLIIEV, from the coding sequence ATGAGAATAAAGATAATTAGTGATTTGCATCAAGAATTTGGGTTATCAGATTTGGATTTTAGCAATGCCGATCTCGTTATCCTGGCTGGTGATACAAACTTGGGGACAAAAGGGATAGAATGGGTTAAGAAAAATATTCCCTCTAAACCAGTCATATATTTATTGGGAAACCACGAATATTATAAGGGATCATACCCGAAGACACTCAACAAAATACTTGAAGCATCCAAAAACTCAAATGTAAATGTCCTTGAAAATAATATGGTTGAGTTTGAGGGCATAAGGTTCCACGGTGCAACTTTGTGGACGGACTTTAGCTTATTTGGAAATCCTGTGGAATCTGGCATTATTTGCCAGGCTAGAATGAACGATTATGCACAGATACGTGTTGATCCAGCATATTCAAAATTAAGATCAATAGATACTTACCAGATTCACAAAAAATCAAAATCTTGGCTACAAAAAAGTCTCAAAGAATCAAGCGGTTTTAAGAATGTGGTAATTACCCATCATGCTCCTAGTGTGAAGTCGATACCCGAGCCTGATAGAGATCATGTCTTGTCAGCTGCCTATGCTTCAAACCTTGAAGATGTGATTTTGGAGCATCAGCCTTTGTATTGGATTCATGGCCATATCCATATGCCTACCAGATATACTATTGGTAACACTGAAATTATCTGTAATCCACATGGCTATTTGAATGAGAGGTATAATGGCTATGAGAAAGATTTGATCATTGAGGTTTAA
- a CDS encoding type II toxin-antitoxin system HipA family toxin — MAATKTDIWVYAHWKGMDTPRCIGVISAQQSKGHRIFGFEYDRGWLKSDQLFLLDPEIGLYSGTQYPDKKDNFGIFMDSMPDTWGRKLMLRRAAQTAFAKGDATPKLYEIDFLLGVHDASRMGALRFKLDPNGPFLDDNKNNPTPPITHLRELQASVKAYEEDEEGKNGGDWIPMLFAPGSSLGGARPKANVVDLDGQLCIAKFPSKADIIDKAAWEYLAYELATKAGINMPVCTLEKVRGPYRTFLSRRFDRDTGERIHFASAMTMTKNSEDSIRDATPSYLEIADFIQRYGSNIEADLHQLWRRIVFNIAISNTDDHLRNHGFLLTENGWRLSPAYDINPSVDKNGLALNIDMDNNALDFDLALSVGELFQLKENQMHQVIKEVSIAVKDWRTIATKLGISRAEQEEMSPAFRIITE, encoded by the coding sequence ATGGCAGCAACAAAGACAGATATATGGGTATACGCCCATTGGAAAGGCATGGATACTCCACGGTGCATAGGTGTGATTTCTGCTCAGCAGAGTAAAGGACATAGGATATTTGGATTTGAATACGACCGGGGTTGGCTAAAGTCTGATCAGTTGTTTTTGCTTGATCCTGAAATCGGTTTATATTCAGGAACCCAATACCCTGACAAAAAAGACAATTTTGGTATATTTATGGATTCAATGCCGGATACCTGGGGACGAAAGCTTATGTTGCGTCGTGCTGCGCAAACTGCTTTTGCCAAAGGGGACGCGACACCGAAACTATACGAAATTGATTTTTTATTGGGCGTTCATGATGCTTCCAGGATGGGAGCATTAAGGTTTAAGCTAGATCCCAACGGGCCTTTTCTTGATGATAACAAGAATAATCCTACTCCACCAATTACTCATCTTCGGGAGCTACAGGCAAGTGTCAAAGCTTACGAAGAAGATGAGGAAGGGAAAAATGGTGGTGATTGGATTCCAATGCTTTTTGCGCCAGGATCATCGCTGGGTGGAGCAAGACCAAAAGCAAATGTTGTTGATTTGGATGGTCAGTTGTGTATTGCAAAGTTTCCCTCAAAAGCTGACATAATTGATAAAGCTGCATGGGAATACTTAGCTTATGAACTGGCGACCAAGGCTGGAATCAATATGCCAGTTTGTACACTTGAAAAGGTACGAGGCCCCTATCGTACATTTTTATCCAGGCGGTTTGATCGGGATACGGGTGAGCGTATTCATTTTGCTTCGGCTATGACTATGACAAAAAATAGTGAGGATAGCATTAGGGACGCTACTCCTAGTTATCTTGAGATAGCAGATTTTATACAGCGTTATGGATCGAACATAGAGGCAGACCTGCATCAACTGTGGAGAAGGATAGTATTTAACATAGCAATCTCCAACACGGATGATCATTTAAGGAATCATGGCTTTTTATTGACAGAAAATGGATGGAGGTTATCGCCTGCATATGATATCAATCCCTCAGTAGATAAAAATGGATTGGCTCTTAATATTGATATGGACAATAATGCGTTGGATTTCGATTTGGCTTTAAGTGTTGGCGAATTGTTTCAGCTAAAAGAAAATCAAATGCACCAAGTCATTAAAGAGGTTTCAATAGCTGTAAAGGATTGGCGAACGATAGCTACTAAATTGGGAATATCCCGGGCGGAACAAGAAGAAATGTCTCCCGCATTTAGAATAATTACTGAATAG
- a CDS encoding S24 family peptidase encodes MKNISIQKERIMQYLEIKGVSKNKFYTETGISNGVLDKSSGLTMDTVEKFYSKYKDINLEWLITGTGLMMKDTHAPANEQVAILNKKYLMRTDIKQELQEIPLYDFQAAAGLTSVFNEKANVLDRIKIPNLPKCDGAISIVGDSMYPLLKSGDIVIYKVIQNFVENIFWGEMYLLSYSFDGDEMVTVKYIQKSDKGDDYIKLVSQNSNHQAKDIRIAGVSSIALVKASIRINNMS; translated from the coding sequence ATGAAAAATATCTCAATTCAGAAGGAGCGCATCATGCAGTACCTTGAAATAAAAGGAGTTAGCAAAAACAAATTTTATACTGAAACAGGCATTTCCAATGGGGTTTTAGATAAAAGCAGTGGGCTAACGATGGATACTGTTGAGAAATTTTACTCAAAATATAAGGATATAAATCTAGAATGGTTAATTACCGGAACTGGCTTAATGATGAAAGACACACACGCTCCCGCAAACGAACAAGTTGCTATACTTAATAAGAAATATTTGATGCGAACAGACATTAAACAAGAATTACAGGAAATTCCGCTGTATGACTTCCAGGCAGCAGCAGGCTTAACTTCGGTCTTTAATGAAAAAGCTAACGTCTTAGATCGAATCAAAATACCCAACCTACCTAAATGTGACGGCGCTATCAGTATAGTTGGGGACAGCATGTACCCGCTGTTAAAATCAGGCGATATTGTAATTTACAAGGTGATCCAAAACTTTGTTGAAAATATTTTTTGGGGCGAGATGTATCTCTTGTCTTATTCCTTTGATGGCGATGAGATGGTAACAGTAAAGTACATCCAAAAATCAGATAAGGGTGATGACTACATCAAACTAGTTAGCCAAAACTCTAATCACCAAGCCAAGGATATCAGAATTGCAGGGGTTTCAAGTATTGCTTTAGTAAAGGCAAGCATCAGAATAAACAATATGTCTTAG
- a CDS encoding twin-arginine translocation signal domain-containing protein — MNSRRNFIKNTAVASALITASPSKSFAILHPDLKPDNPVIGQGDFTYKADKNWAKISVNSNPLANCHEMVQDSKGRLIMLGDHTQNNILVFDKSGKLLDYWGTALPGGHGLTISKEGGEDFLLLTDCGWALDKTGNGYGQSGQVLKTTVDGKLIFAIGHPRTIGVYKDNEDFKPTETAVAPNGDIYVADGYGSDYILQYNSKGQYIRHFGGHHNTNKDHNLINAHGVTVDTRDPNNPTLICTSREENCFKVFTLDGKFIKRIDMPGMYVCRAVINEQNIYAGVCWSKDTAGKRNANTGFVTILDARDKVISNPGGAAPVYKNGVLQPTLQAVNPVFQHGHDVCIDEDKNVYVCQWNAYHTAPVKLTRV; from the coding sequence ATGAACTCAAGAAGAAATTTTATCAAAAATACCGCCGTTGCATCGGCTTTAATTACTGCCTCGCCATCAAAAAGCTTTGCCATCTTACATCCCGATCTGAAACCAGATAACCCAGTCATCGGTCAAGGCGATTTTACCTATAAAGCCGATAAAAACTGGGCGAAAATAAGTGTAAACAGTAATCCGTTGGCCAACTGCCACGAAATGGTACAGGATAGCAAAGGCCGGCTGATTATGCTGGGCGATCATACCCAGAACAATATCCTGGTTTTCGATAAATCGGGCAAACTGCTTGATTATTGGGGTACCGCTTTACCGGGTGGTCATGGTTTAACTATCAGCAAAGAAGGTGGCGAAGATTTTTTATTACTAACCGATTGTGGCTGGGCATTGGATAAAACCGGTAATGGTTATGGCCAATCCGGTCAGGTATTAAAAACCACGGTTGATGGTAAACTGATCTTCGCGATTGGCCACCCCCGAACCATTGGGGTTTATAAAGATAATGAAGACTTTAAACCTACCGAAACGGCTGTTGCCCCTAATGGCGATATTTATGTGGCAGATGGTTATGGCTCTGATTATATTCTTCAGTATAACAGCAAAGGGCAATACATTCGGCATTTTGGTGGACATCACAATACCAATAAAGACCATAATTTAATTAATGCGCACGGGGTAACCGTTGATACCCGCGATCCAAATAATCCAACCTTAATTTGTACCTCGCGGGAGGAGAACTGTTTTAAAGTATTTACACTGGATGGCAAATTTATTAAGCGAATCGATATGCCGGGGATGTACGTATGCAGGGCTGTAATTAATGAACAAAATATTTACGCCGGGGTATGTTGGTCTAAAGATACCGCAGGTAAACGCAATGCCAATACCGGTTTTGTAACGATACTCGATGCCCGGGATAAGGTGATTTCCAATCCCGGAGGGGCGGCGCCAGTTTACAAAAACGGGGTATTGCAGCCAACCTTACAGGCCGTTAACCCTGTTTTTCAGCACGGCCACGATGTCTGTATCGATGAAGATAAAAATGTGTATGTATGCCAGTGGAATGCCTATCATACTGCACCGGTAAAATTAACGCGCGTATGA
- a CDS encoding c-type cytochrome domain-containing protein — translation MIVGDITTFAGHLHPLIVHLPIGFILLAGIINTLSHFDRYANLRPALPVILFVGFISAVLACIFGYLLSLSGSYNQSTLSHHRFSGIMLAAIAGLLCFISLERVKREILIPKKLFSVSLLALIVLMSYSGHQGASLTHGSDYLTMNILLKEVRKKPTSIQSAMIYEDVVAPILANKCAQCHQGSKQKGDLSVESLQTLHKGGKTGAAVVAGQLQRSELYKRITLDPAHRDFMPADGKPPLSSTEVAIIKWWIEQAGAVEGKTIAQLKNTTVIQPKIGAYLGFNKDNESKDTDTHFIQTVNPDIPLTVDSGLIGKLRASGLMVRMMLKRPVMLDITLPARSGLKMADFKRELLALSKNIIWLNLSANNFSDADLAILKSFSNLEKLRIDKNPVTDRISNDLITLKHLEAVNLNQTQITGDALTTLKKNPAIKRVYTWGTAVKQVE, via the coding sequence ATGATAGTAGGGGATATAACCACCTTTGCCGGACATCTGCATCCCCTTATTGTGCATCTGCCCATAGGCTTTATTTTATTGGCTGGCATAATCAACACCTTGTCGCATTTTGACCGCTATGCCAATCTGAGACCTGCGCTGCCGGTAATTTTGTTTGTTGGGTTTATTTCGGCGGTATTGGCCTGTATCTTTGGCTACCTGCTTTCCCTGTCAGGTAGTTACAATCAATCTACGCTAAGTCATCACCGGTTTTCCGGAATTATGCTGGCGGCCATTGCTGGTTTGCTTTGTTTTATTTCCCTAGAACGTGTAAAAAGAGAAATACTTATTCCCAAAAAACTATTTTCAGTGTCCTTATTGGCCCTCATTGTTTTGATGAGTTACAGTGGCCATCAGGGAGCCAGTCTTACCCATGGCAGTGATTACCTTACCATGAACATCCTCTTGAAAGAAGTAAGGAAGAAGCCTACCAGCATTCAAAGTGCAATGATTTATGAAGATGTGGTGGCACCAATACTTGCAAATAAATGTGCGCAATGTCATCAGGGCAGTAAACAAAAAGGAGATTTGTCAGTAGAAAGTCTGCAAACTTTACATAAAGGAGGTAAAACAGGTGCTGCGGTTGTTGCTGGCCAGCTTCAGAGAAGCGAATTGTACAAGCGCATTACCCTGGATCCTGCGCACCGGGATTTTATGCCTGCTGATGGCAAGCCACCGCTGAGCAGCACTGAGGTTGCAATAATTAAGTGGTGGATTGAGCAAGCCGGTGCTGTGGAAGGTAAAACCATTGCCCAGCTTAAAAATACGACAGTAATACAACCAAAAATCGGGGCCTATTTAGGTTTTAATAAAGATAACGAAAGTAAAGATACTGATACTCACTTTATCCAGACGGTTAATCCCGATATTCCGCTAACTGTTGATAGTGGGCTGATTGGTAAATTAAGGGCCAGTGGATTAATGGTAAGGATGATGTTGAAGAGACCGGTTATGCTCGATATTACCCTGCCTGCTAGATCAGGATTGAAAATGGCTGATTTTAAGCGAGAGTTGTTGGCTTTGTCCAAAAATATCATCTGGTTAAATTTGTCTGCAAATAATTTTTCAGATGCCGATCTTGCTATATTAAAATCATTCAGCAACCTGGAGAAACTTCGGATTGATAAAAATCCGGTAACGGATCGGATCAGTAATGACTTAATTACTTTAAAACATTTGGAAGCCGTAAATTTAAATCAAACCCAAATTACAGGCGATGCCTTAACCACGCTGAAAAAAAATCCCGCTATCAAACGCGTATATACATGGGGAACTGCCGTGAAGCAGGTTGAATAA